One part of the Aliivibrio fischeri ATCC 7744 = JCM 18803 = DSM 507 genome encodes these proteins:
- the yciA gene encoding acyl-CoA thioester hydrolase YciA, with product MPADTNANGDIFGGWIMSQLDLAGAILAQEISGGRIVTVSVSSITFKKPVKVGDVVCCYGECAKVGRTSMSIDLEVWVKPIKEDEVSHRFQVCEATFNYVAIDSNGKPRAIPKHS from the coding sequence ATGCCAGCAGATACTAATGCTAATGGCGATATTTTTGGTGGTTGGATTATGTCTCAGCTTGATTTAGCTGGTGCAATTTTAGCTCAAGAAATCTCTGGTGGACGTATTGTAACGGTTTCAGTGTCTAGTATTACGTTTAAAAAACCAGTGAAAGTGGGTGATGTGGTTTGTTGCTATGGTGAATGTGCAAAAGTAGGACGAACGTCAATGTCGATAGATTTGGAAGTGTGGGTTAAACCAATTAAAGAGGACGAAGTAAGTCACCGTTTCCAAGTGTGTGAAGCAACCTTTAATTACGTAGCAATTGACTCAAACGGAAAACCGCGCGCAATTCCAAAGCACTCTTAA
- a CDS encoding DUF417 family protein, protein MNTQTCKAISEETSLGYKVGVFGVVLTLLWIGIFKFTPTEAAAIEPLVANHPLMGWIYGFMSVQMVSNIIGLTEIVIAIGLIAGFFNPKIGYYSGILALLTFIATLSFLATTPNTWKVVDGVLTTNFFLLKDIVFISVSLLVIEHNKPHLL, encoded by the coding sequence ATGAATACTCAAACTTGTAAAGCCATCTCAGAAGAAACGTCATTAGGTTATAAAGTTGGGGTCTTTGGTGTCGTACTTACCCTACTTTGGATAGGTATTTTTAAATTTACCCCAACAGAAGCGGCAGCTATCGAACCATTAGTTGCAAACCACCCTTTAATGGGCTGGATATACGGATTTATGTCAGTACAAATGGTATCAAATATCATTGGATTGACTGAAATTGTAATTGCAATAGGACTTATCGCTGGCTTCTTTAATCCTAAAATTGGTTACTATTCAGGGATCCTTGCTTTACTTACTTTTATTGCAACACTTAGCTTTTTAGCAACTACACCAAATACATGGAAAGTCGTTGATGGCGTATTAACAACCAACTTCTTTTTACTTAAAGATATTGTGTTTATCTCTGTATCACTACTTGTGATTGAGCATAATAAACCACACCTATTATAG
- a CDS encoding TetR family transcriptional regulator — MKEEKRVNALKKTIELCALHGFHGTSMDKITAATGLSKATIYKYFQSKENLIANALELFSQQSLSYVQALFENIELTLEEKIALRFEGLAGCIDIESFNGCYFQLAYSEYSSEDQGITEVSAQYKQRTQELLIELFKRHDIKDAELKAKKAGLVYNGLLASLQLTKDAELIELAHQMFLGIIFKSE, encoded by the coding sequence ATGAAAGAAGAAAAAAGAGTAAACGCACTTAAAAAGACAATAGAGCTGTGCGCATTACATGGTTTTCATGGTACGAGTATGGATAAAATTACCGCGGCGACGGGGTTATCTAAAGCGACCATTTATAAATATTTTCAATCTAAAGAGAACTTAATTGCTAATGCATTAGAGCTGTTTAGCCAACAATCTCTTTCTTATGTTCAGGCTTTATTTGAAAATATAGAACTGACATTAGAAGAAAAAATTGCGCTTCGTTTTGAAGGCCTTGCTGGGTGTATTGATATTGAATCATTTAATGGCTGTTATTTTCAATTGGCATACAGTGAATACAGCAGTGAAGATCAAGGAATTACTGAGGTAAGTGCGCAATACAAACAACGCACACAAGAGTTATTAATCGAGTTATTTAAAAGACACGATATTAAAGATGCAGAATTGAAGGCCAAAAAAGCAGGGTTAGTTTATAACGGGCTATTGGCATCGTTACAGCTAACAAAAGATGCAGAGCTGATTGAACTCGCTCACCAAATGTTTTTAGGTATTATCTTTAAATCTGAATAA
- a CDS encoding VOC family protein, whose product MKVARLDHLVLTVNSIEVTSQFYSNVLGMDIVTFGEGRVALTFGEQKINLHQLGNEFEPKAAQVKSGSADLCFITHTPINEVQSHIESQGVTIIDGPIQRTGAMGKIISVYLRDPDGNLIELSNYL is encoded by the coding sequence ATGAAAGTTGCACGTTTAGATCATCTTGTTTTAACGGTTAACAGCATTGAAGTGACGAGTCAGTTTTATTCAAACGTGCTCGGAATGGATATCGTTACCTTTGGTGAGGGCAGGGTCGCCCTTACTTTTGGTGAGCAAAAGATAAACCTTCATCAATTGGGAAATGAGTTTGAACCTAAAGCTGCACAGGTTAAAAGCGGCAGTGCGGATCTGTGTTTTATTACTCATACGCCTATTAATGAAGTTCAAAGCCATATTGAATCACAAGGCGTGACTATCATTGATGGTCCAATTCAACGAACAGGTGCGATGGGCAAGATTATCTCAGTCTATTTACGAGATCCCGACGGTAATTTGATTGAACTCTCTAACTATTTATAA
- a CDS encoding glutaredoxin family protein codes for MKPVKITLYRWAGSWGPFKVNIPCGECTLTKDILEDTFNTELDGIPIELEVKDWLSYWWEPLKLKAWHAPIIIVEDKVISQGEALNRGVLVQAVIAQVAKRDDIKGNVVFGKATCPYCIKAKAALDEAGVEYTYHDVVKDSAALYRMIPEVKAIIGEKTPVTVPQIWLDGKYVGGFDDLSKQMNTDVKAGH; via the coding sequence ATGAAACCTGTAAAAATCACATTATATCGTTGGGCAGGCAGTTGGGGTCCATTTAAAGTCAATATCCCGTGTGGAGAGTGCACCTTAACGAAAGACATTCTTGAAGATACATTTAACACTGAGCTTGATGGTATTCCTATTGAGCTTGAAGTGAAAGATTGGCTGTCTTACTGGTGGGAGCCTTTAAAACTTAAAGCGTGGCACGCACCGATTATCATTGTTGAAGATAAAGTGATAAGCCAAGGTGAAGCGTTAAATCGTGGTGTTTTGGTTCAAGCGGTTATAGCTCAAGTTGCTAAGCGTGATGATATCAAGGGCAATGTAGTATTTGGTAAAGCAACATGTCCTTATTGTATTAAAGCAAAAGCGGCGCTGGATGAGGCCGGAGTTGAATATACTTATCACGATGTGGTGAAAGACAGTGCGGCTCTATATCGAATGATCCCAGAGGTTAAAGCCATTATTGGTGAGAAAACGCCTGTGACAGTGCCTCAAATTTGGTTGGATGGTAAATACGTTGGTGGCTTTGATGATTTATCTAAACAGATGAACACTGATGTGAAAGCGGGGCATTAA
- a CDS encoding TVP38/TMEM64 family protein — MNKKLILLLILLASFAAVYVNFGHLLTLEQVKVFHQNVQNDIQANLFVYSAVYFISYVVITALSIPGAAVVTLLGAALFGFWWSLLLVSFASTIGATIAFLSSRYLLREWVDSKFKDKLVAINDGVEKDGAFYLLTLRLIPVFPFFLINLLMGLTKISVGRFYLFSQLGMLPGTMVYLNAGTQLSEITSLSGLISPQILGSLALLGLFPIIIKFIMGQIQKRRSQVKE, encoded by the coding sequence ATGAATAAAAAACTGATTTTACTACTTATTCTTCTTGCGTCATTTGCTGCTGTGTATGTCAATTTCGGGCATTTATTGACACTTGAGCAGGTGAAAGTATTCCATCAAAACGTGCAAAATGACATACAAGCCAATTTGTTTGTATACAGTGCCGTTTACTTTATCTCTTATGTTGTTATTACGGCGTTGTCTATTCCTGGTGCAGCGGTTGTGACTTTGCTTGGCGCTGCATTGTTTGGTTTTTGGTGGAGTTTACTACTGGTGTCGTTTGCCAGTACCATTGGAGCAACCATTGCGTTTTTAAGCAGCCGTTATTTGTTAAGAGAGTGGGTTGATAGTAAGTTTAAAGATAAGCTGGTAGCAATTAATGACGGTGTGGAAAAAGATGGCGCATTCTATTTGCTGACATTACGCTTGATCCCTGTGTTTCCGTTTTTCTTAATTAACTTACTTATGGGGTTAACCAAAATATCGGTAGGTCGCTTTTATCTGTTTAGTCAGCTAGGTATGTTACCGGGGACGATGGTGTACTTAAATGCAGGTACGCAACTCTCAGAAATAACCTCGTTGTCTGGACTAATTTCACCACAAATTTTAGGCTCACTCGCTTTACTTGGTTTGTTCCCAATTATCATTAAATTTATTATGGGACAGATCCAAAAGCGCCGCTCTCAAGTAAAAGAGTAG
- a CDS encoding amidohydrolase: MKLKSLVLSISAVLLSGCGTMAKQQEYNADLIINNGQVLTVNADMEVIDDGVVVVKNDKIIAVGDEKLLEQYYAPRSIDANDGIVMPGMINAHNHLPMIAFRGLGEEGISNRLFAYFFPLEAQKLSRELIYNATKLGAIDLAQSGVTTYADMYYHMDEMAKATKEVGLRAVLGETVIKFPVVDAKQPYGGIQYAKSFIEEYQNDPLITPAYAPHAVYTVSKEKLQEINQLSEDYDVPVLIHVAEFPNEEARIKDPTKVTSPVEYLEEIGVLDERMVIAHGIHLSQHDQALLKQADAGVVYNPMANAKGATGIAPAWDMFRADMRVGLGTDGPMSSNQVDLWRTLSYAANMQRLKNSDRTIMIPEQVIEMATIGGAKALHMEDEIGSLEVGKKADIIIVETQSANMMPSYDPYATLVYQANPSNVDTTIVNGKVVMEQRQMKTIQLDDIRQSVEAFESDIADFAKELSKKAIKSKSLMD, encoded by the coding sequence ATGAAGCTTAAAAGCTTGGTATTGAGTATTAGCGCCGTCTTGCTATCTGGTTGTGGAACAATGGCAAAACAACAAGAATATAATGCAGATTTGATCATCAATAACGGACAAGTATTAACCGTCAACGCTGATATGGAAGTGATTGATGATGGCGTTGTGGTGGTTAAAAACGATAAAATTATTGCTGTTGGTGACGAAAAACTACTAGAGCAATATTATGCACCAAGAAGTATTGATGCTAATGACGGCATTGTGATGCCAGGAATGATTAACGCTCACAACCATCTTCCGATGATCGCATTTCGTGGTTTAGGTGAAGAAGGCATTTCTAATCGTTTATTTGCTTACTTTTTTCCATTAGAAGCGCAAAAGTTAAGCCGTGAGTTGATTTATAATGCCACTAAGCTCGGTGCTATCGATTTAGCCCAGAGCGGCGTTACGACTTATGCCGATATGTATTATCACATGGATGAAATGGCTAAAGCGACCAAAGAGGTTGGGTTAAGAGCTGTATTAGGTGAAACGGTTATTAAGTTCCCTGTGGTGGATGCAAAACAACCATATGGTGGAATTCAATATGCGAAGTCATTTATTGAAGAGTATCAAAACGATCCGTTAATTACGCCAGCTTATGCGCCTCATGCCGTATATACGGTAAGTAAAGAAAAGCTTCAAGAGATCAATCAGCTTTCAGAAGATTACGATGTACCTGTTTTAATCCATGTTGCTGAGTTTCCAAATGAAGAGGCAAGAATTAAAGATCCAACGAAAGTGACATCTCCTGTTGAGTATCTAGAAGAGATTGGTGTACTGGACGAGCGTATGGTGATTGCTCATGGCATTCATTTGTCTCAACATGATCAAGCGTTATTAAAACAAGCGGATGCGGGAGTGGTTTATAACCCAATGGCGAATGCGAAAGGGGCAACAGGCATTGCTCCGGCTTGGGATATGTTTCGTGCGGATATGCGAGTTGGTTTAGGAACGGATGGACCAATGAGCTCAAACCAAGTGGATTTATGGCGAACCTTAAGTTATGCCGCAAATATGCAGCGCTTAAAAAACTCAGACAGAACCATAATGATCCCGGAACAAGTGATTGAAATGGCAACCATTGGTGGTGCAAAAGCATTGCATATGGAAGATGAGATCGGTTCTTTAGAAGTCGGAAAGAAAGCTGATATCATTATTGTTGAAACTCAATCAGCGAACATGATGCCAAGTTATGATCCATACGCAACATTGGTTTATCAAGCCAACCCAAGTAACGTGGATACAACGATTGTAAATGGCAAAGTGGTCATGGAGCAGCGCCAGATGAAGACGATTCAATTAGATGATATTCGACAAAGTGTTGAAGCGTTTGAATCAGATATCGCCGATTTTGCAAAAGAACTATCTAAAAAAGCGATAAAATCCAAAAGTTTGATGGATTAG
- a CDS encoding SPOR domain-containing protein translates to MFKYLLLVGVLFSGTSFGRELFEKEAESNKDEMYRVQAYAFSSMPDLNFKVCSSNMLTLYKIEDTYYLVTDFTTYENAKDIVSSLRVECGYKSWIRPQAMDLSFTQDNRAY, encoded by the coding sequence GTGTTTAAGTATTTATTGTTAGTAGGTGTACTTTTTAGCGGTACTTCTTTTGGTCGTGAATTGTTTGAAAAAGAAGCTGAGAGCAACAAAGATGAGATGTATCGAGTTCAAGCTTATGCTTTCTCATCTATGCCTGATCTAAATTTCAAAGTATGCAGTAGTAATATGCTGACACTATATAAAATAGAAGATACGTATTATTTAGTGACTGACTTTACTACCTATGAAAATGCAAAAGACATAGTAAGTTCTTTAAGAGTAGAGTGCGGATATAAATCATGGATCCGACCTCAAGCGATGGATTTGTCATTTACTCAGGATAACCGAGCTTACTAA
- a CDS encoding MATE family efflux transporter produces the protein MLDKSNPIERRMQITTLAWPILVEILLRTAISTSDVFMLSGYSDLAVSAIGVISQIIFFLMIISMMVSTGTGILIGQYNGSGRTQQSTDVAVASVVLGGVLGLGLSLFAFFAANPIVIMYGLESDVATFAYDYLIITGSFTLTVTLGIVFSTILRSNGYSRTPMIVNLLTGGLNIFGNYCALYQPFGLPVYGVQGVAVATAFSQVINTIILWIMTHRKHIALPMMSFKKIPQTTYKKIMHIGVMNAGEMLSYNLSQMVIIYLVVRMGTASLTAFTYAQNIARVSFAFALAVGQASQIQTSYYVGKKWIEQILTRVQLYFLVSFAVSVALTCIVFFFRYELLDIFTQDPEVITLTAGLIAGSILVEAGRVFNLVFISALKGAGDIKFPVQLGILSMWGVAVSLTYLLGVQFGFGVLGAWLALAADEWVRGIIMARRWRSKVWTKFNLI, from the coding sequence ATGCTTGATAAAAGCAATCCTATTGAACGCCGAATGCAGATCACGACATTAGCGTGGCCGATTCTGGTGGAAATTTTACTGCGTACAGCCATTAGTACCAGTGATGTATTCATGCTTAGTGGCTACTCTGATCTGGCAGTATCTGCTATTGGGGTTATCTCTCAAATCATTTTCTTTTTAATGATCATTTCAATGATGGTGAGTACCGGTACTGGCATTCTTATTGGTCAATACAACGGCTCTGGACGAACTCAACAATCAACCGATGTTGCAGTAGCCAGTGTTGTGCTTGGTGGGGTATTAGGACTTGGCCTCAGTTTATTTGCCTTTTTTGCCGCAAATCCTATTGTCATCATGTATGGACTAGAAAGTGACGTTGCAACTTTTGCCTACGATTATTTGATTATTACAGGCTCTTTCACGTTAACCGTAACTCTTGGTATCGTCTTCTCTACCATATTACGCAGTAATGGATACTCTCGTACACCAATGATAGTGAATCTTCTCACTGGTGGACTTAATATATTTGGTAACTACTGTGCTTTATATCAACCTTTTGGATTGCCTGTTTATGGTGTTCAGGGTGTGGCTGTTGCGACTGCGTTTAGCCAAGTCATTAATACGATTATTTTATGGATAATGACCCATAGAAAACACATTGCGCTGCCAATGATGAGCTTTAAAAAAATACCTCAAACAACCTATAAAAAGATCATGCATATTGGGGTAATGAATGCAGGTGAAATGCTCTCATATAACTTGTCACAAATGGTCATTATTTACTTAGTAGTAAGAATGGGTACCGCTTCGTTAACCGCTTTTACTTACGCCCAAAATATTGCTCGAGTCTCTTTTGCTTTTGCATTAGCCGTCGGTCAAGCAAGCCAAATACAAACCAGCTATTACGTAGGAAAGAAATGGATTGAACAGATTCTTACACGAGTTCAGCTCTACTTCTTAGTCTCTTTTGCTGTCTCTGTTGCCCTTACTTGTATCGTCTTTTTCTTCCGTTATGAGTTACTCGATATATTCACACAAGATCCAGAGGTCATAACTTTAACTGCAGGATTAATTGCAGGCTCTATTTTAGTGGAAGCTGGACGGGTATTTAACCTTGTCTTTATATCCGCACTTAAAGGGGCTGGTGATATTAAATTTCCAGTTCAATTAGGGATATTAAGTATGTGGGGAGTGGCGGTTAGCTTAACTTATCTACTCGGCGTTCAATTTGGATTTGGTGTACTTGGCGCATGGCTCGCACTTGCAGCAGATGAATGGGTTCGTGGAATAATCATGGCTCGCCGTTGGCGCTCTAAAGTATGGACTAAGTTTAATCTTATCTAA
- a CDS encoding Y-family DNA polymerase, whose translation MFALVDANSFYCSAEQVFRPEWRNRPIIVLSNNDGMIVAANRQATEAGIPKFKPYFQIKKQCEEKGVIALSSNYELYSDLSSKMMEVIGRFAPEQHIYSIDESFLSFKRSFPAIPCLRSHANQLRKAVWKECRLPVCVGMGTTLTLAKVANHAAKKFAGYHGVCVLDNEQERLNALHLLSVEEVWGIGRKLSERMHQMGIHTALQLTNMPIGLVRKNFNVEVERIVLELNGTPCKSWDIARADKKQIFSTRSMGNRITDLDALQQALAKHAAIASQKARKQGSLCKTLLCFASNSPHDDKPVNGRATHHFAYPTADVNHITSVVTHIAKELFHPDVRYYKVGVGLLDLLDGRHEQFDLLNPAPNNNQLMTIFDKINHKYGTDTLFLGAQGINTQWGMKREMLTPQYTTKWKDIPKIRC comes from the coding sequence ATGTTTGCTCTGGTTGATGCTAACTCTTTTTATTGCAGTGCAGAGCAAGTCTTTCGTCCTGAATGGCGTAACCGCCCTATTATTGTGTTATCCAATAACGATGGCATGATTGTCGCAGCCAATCGCCAAGCGACAGAAGCAGGTATACCTAAATTTAAACCTTACTTTCAAATAAAAAAACAATGTGAAGAAAAAGGCGTTATTGCTCTATCGTCTAATTATGAATTGTATTCTGATTTGTCGTCTAAAATGATGGAAGTAATTGGACGCTTTGCGCCAGAGCAACATATTTATTCCATTGATGAATCCTTTCTCTCTTTTAAACGTAGCTTTCCCGCAATACCTTGTTTACGTTCACATGCAAATCAACTACGTAAAGCCGTATGGAAAGAGTGTCGATTACCGGTTTGTGTCGGTATGGGAACCACATTAACCTTGGCTAAGGTAGCAAACCATGCAGCCAAAAAGTTCGCAGGCTATCATGGTGTTTGTGTATTGGATAATGAACAAGAACGTTTAAATGCACTCCACCTTTTATCTGTTGAAGAAGTATGGGGGATCGGTCGAAAACTCTCTGAACGTATGCATCAAATGGGTATTCATACAGCACTCCAACTGACCAATATGCCAATCGGCTTAGTGAGAAAAAACTTCAACGTTGAAGTTGAACGTATTGTATTAGAGTTAAATGGAACACCATGTAAATCATGGGATATTGCTCGTGCAGATAAAAAACAAATATTTTCAACTCGCAGTATGGGAAACCGCATTACCGATCTTGATGCATTACAACAAGCGTTAGCAAAACATGCAGCTATTGCTTCACAGAAAGCCAGAAAACAAGGTTCATTATGTAAAACATTACTTTGCTTTGCTTCAAACTCTCCTCATGATGATAAACCAGTCAATGGACGTGCAACTCACCATTTTGCTTACCCAACAGCCGATGTAAATCATATCACCTCAGTGGTCACACACATCGCTAAAGAGTTGTTTCATCCAGATGTTCGCTATTATAAAGTAGGTGTTGGTTTATTAGATTTACTTGATGGAAGACATGAGCAATTCGATTTATTAAACCCAGCCCCAAACAATAATCAGTTAATGACTATTTTTGATAAAATCAATCATAAATACGGTACAGACACCCTATTTCTTGGCGCTCAAGGGATAAATACCCAATGGGGAATGAAACGAGAAATGCTCACCCCGCAATACACTACCAAATGGAAAGACATTCCTAAAATTCGATGTTAA
- a CDS encoding LexA family protein translates to MNVIPLHASAGISGFESPAAEYSQLSFDLDELLIEHPSSTFIGRASGDSMQGVGIFDGDLLIVDRYVTIQSNDVIVANFNGEFVCKILDTQRRLLVSANERYQTVPINDYDTFTIEGVVTRSIRCHRPSYLLSQS, encoded by the coding sequence ATGAATGTAATTCCTCTTCACGCCAGTGCTGGTATTAGTGGCTTTGAAAGCCCTGCTGCTGAATATTCTCAGCTTTCTTTTGATCTCGATGAATTATTAATTGAGCACCCAAGTTCAACCTTTATTGGACGTGCCAGTGGTGATTCAATGCAAGGGGTTGGCATTTTTGATGGTGATTTACTCATTGTCGATCGCTATGTAACAATACAAAGCAATGATGTTATTGTCGCTAATTTTAATGGTGAATTCGTCTGTAAAATACTGGATACACAACGTCGTTTATTAGTTTCAGCCAATGAAAGATATCAAACCGTTCCCATTAATGATTACGATACCTTCACCATTGAGGGCGTTGTTACTCGCTCTATTCGCTGCCACCGTCCAAGTTATTTACTGAGCCAATCATAA
- a CDS encoding transporter substrate-binding domain-containing protein has translation MMKKKLLCISVLFAASFTAHADRLDEIQEAGIIRVGTTGDYKPFSSFDGKQFSGYDIDVAKYIAEQLDVKLELVQTSWKNLIPDLNADKYDIAMGGITRKIQRQLHAEQSQGYMTFGKCFLVAKGKAETYNTIDKVNKSSTRLGINIGGTNEIFADTHLQSATFTRYKNNLDVPQAVATGKVDVMVTETPEALYYQATDKRLEAARCDDPFTKSQFGYLVPKGEQELLNAVNFIMDEMKLKGADKELMKKNALL, from the coding sequence ATGATGAAAAAGAAACTTTTATGCATATCTGTGCTATTTGCCGCTTCCTTCACAGCTCACGCAGATCGCTTAGATGAAATCCAAGAAGCCGGAATTATTCGAGTCGGTACAACGGGTGACTATAAGCCCTTCTCTTCTTTCGATGGTAAGCAATTTTCTGGTTATGATATTGATGTTGCTAAATACATAGCAGAACAGCTAGATGTAAAACTAGAGTTAGTTCAAACCTCATGGAAAAACCTCATTCCCGATCTTAATGCTGACAAATACGACATCGCAATGGGCGGCATCACACGTAAAATACAGCGTCAGCTGCATGCTGAACAAAGCCAAGGCTACATGACGTTTGGTAAATGCTTCCTTGTTGCAAAAGGAAAAGCTGAAACTTATAACACCATCGATAAAGTCAACAAATCAAGCACTCGTTTAGGTATTAACATTGGTGGTACTAACGAGATATTTGCTGATACTCATCTACAAAGTGCAACGTTCACACGTTATAAAAATAACCTTGATGTTCCTCAAGCCGTTGCGACAGGAAAAGTTGACGTAATGGTAACCGAAACACCAGAAGCACTTTACTATCAAGCAACAGATAAGCGATTAGAAGCGGCTCGCTGTGACGACCCATTCACAAAAAGCCAATTTGGTTATTTAGTACCTAAAGGCGAGCAAGAATTGCTAAATGCGGTTAACTTCATTATGGATGAAATGAAGCTAAAAGGCGCAGATAAAGAATTAATGAAGAAAAATGCCTTGTTATAA
- a CDS encoding sulfite exporter TauE/SafE family protein, with amino-acid sequence MTVLLFLQIGLIIGGLTFLFMLVSLWLKKKDSEKDTNIWAVGLIGGFANFCDTLGVGSFAIKTAGYKQFNLIDDKVLPGTLNAQATMATVFQALIFLTAVNVDLTTLLSLIIAACVGATVGARLVSNFDRQLIRLIMAGALLVVALLMFAGRLDLFPLGGEALGLTGEKLVIGIIGNFIFGALMTVGIGLYAPCMTMIYLLGMNPLAAFPIMMCSCAFLCFFSAGGFIKQKAVNSRGALVVAITGPIGVLIAAFIVKSLDVDMLAWLVAFVVLYTAVMMLRSWQQGRVANKAS; translated from the coding sequence ATGACAGTTTTATTATTCTTACAGATTGGCCTTATTATTGGAGGCCTAACGTTCCTTTTTATGCTTGTATCATTATGGCTTAAGAAAAAGGACTCAGAAAAAGACACTAATATATGGGCAGTTGGTCTAATTGGTGGTTTTGCAAACTTTTGTGACACTCTTGGTGTCGGAAGTTTTGCCATTAAAACGGCTGGTTATAAGCAGTTTAATTTAATTGATGACAAAGTATTACCTGGCACCTTGAATGCTCAAGCAACCATGGCAACGGTTTTTCAAGCATTGATTTTTCTTACCGCTGTTAATGTGGATTTAACGACGCTATTGAGTTTAATTATTGCTGCATGTGTTGGCGCAACCGTTGGTGCTCGATTGGTATCAAATTTTGATCGCCAATTGATCCGTTTGATTATGGCTGGCGCTTTACTCGTTGTTGCATTGCTGATGTTTGCTGGACGCTTAGATTTATTTCCACTAGGTGGGGAAGCGTTGGGATTAACTGGCGAAAAATTGGTTATCGGTATTATTGGTAACTTTATTTTTGGTGCATTAATGACAGTAGGGATTGGTTTATACGCGCCGTGTATGACCATGATTTATCTATTAGGCATGAATCCATTGGCGGCATTTCCTATCATGATGTGTTCATGTGCTTTCTTGTGTTTCTTTTCTGCTGGTGGCTTTATTAAGCAAAAAGCGGTGAATTCAAGAGGGGCGCTTGTGGTGGCGATAACCGGTCCGATAGGGGTATTAATTGCTGCCTTTATTGTGAAGTCATTGGATGTGGATATGCTGGCTTGGCTTGTGGCATTTGTGGTGCTTTATACTGCCGTTATGATGCTACGATCGTGGCAGCAGGGACGAGTGGCGAATAAAGCGTCATAA
- the efpL gene encoding elongation factor P-like protein EfpL, producing the protein MPKASDIKKGSAIEHNGKVFFVKEISKLTPSGRAGATLFRMRMYDVATGSKADESFKADDVINLADFSRRSATFSYVDGNEYVFMDAEDYTPYNFNKEAIEEELLFITEETQGLQILIVDGDPVAIELPSAVDLVIVETAPSIKGASASARTKPATMTTGLTVQVPEYIANGEKVKINTTEHKFMSRA; encoded by the coding sequence ATGCCAAAGGCAAGTGACATCAAAAAAGGTTCAGCAATTGAACACAACGGTAAAGTATTTTTCGTTAAAGAAATCAGCAAGCTAACTCCAAGTGGCCGTGCAGGTGCAACATTATTCCGTATGCGTATGTACGATGTGGCAACTGGCTCAAAAGCAGATGAAAGCTTCAAAGCTGATGATGTGATCAATTTAGCTGACTTTAGCCGTCGCAGCGCAACGTTTTCTTATGTTGATGGTAATGAGTATGTATTCATGGATGCTGAAGACTACACTCCATACAACTTCAACAAAGAAGCGATTGAAGAAGAGTTACTTTTCATCACTGAAGAGACTCAAGGTCTTCAAATCCTTATCGTTGATGGCGATCCAGTTGCGATCGAACTGCCATCTGCAGTGGATCTAGTGATTGTAGAAACCGCACCGTCAATTAAAGGGGCTTCTGCAAGTGCTCGTACTAAACCTGCAACGATGACAACAGGTCTAACAGTACAAGTGCCTGAGTACATCGCAAACGGCGAAAAAGTGAAAATTAACACGACTGAACACAAGTTCATGAGCCGTGCTTAA